Within Butyrivibrio fibrisolvens, the genomic segment TGTCAAGTACATGATAGTAGAGGTTCCGCTTGGAATCGTGATCGCACTTATTCTTGCAGTTCTTCTTCAGAAGAAATTGGCAGGCAAGACCCTGTTTAGAACTTTATATTTCCTTCCTATGGTGTGTGCACCTGCTGCAGTTGCCATGGTTTGGAAGTGGCTTTACAATCAGCAGTTCGGCCTTCTTAACAATGTATTTCATACCAATGTAGCATGGATATCCAATCCTGCGATAGCATGGATCAGTGTAGGTATCATCGGTGTATGGTCCATCATAGGCTACAACATGGTTTTATTTATAGCAGGTCTTCAGGAGATTCCCAAAGACTATTATGAAGCAGCAGAGATTGACGGCGCTTCGGGACTTAGACAGTTCTTCAGTATCACAGTACCGCTCCTTAGTCCTACGACATTTTTTATCGTACAGACCAGGATTATCGGAGCACTTACAGTATTCGATCTTATGTTCATGGTTATGGACAAGACCAATCAGGCTCTTAATAAGACACAGTCCATAGTATATCTTTTCTATACATATGCTTTTACAAACTCTAACAGAGGCTATGGCGCAACACTTGTAGTAGTACTTGTGGTCTTCATCATGATAGTAACTTTCTTCCTTCAGAAACTTGAGAAGAAGATGGTCTTCTATAACTAAGAATAATAGCTTCGGTTTTGAAGCATTAGTTTGAAAATGATGACATTTTCAAAGTGGCTAATTCCAAATAACTAGTTTAATTGGTGCTGCGAGCTACGCCAATACAAGACTTTTAGCCACTTGTTTCACTCGCAACATGAGGTTGAATATGGATAGTTTAAGTAGAAATTACAGAATAAACAGATTCTTTACATATTTAGTTCTGACAATAATGGCAATTGTAATGCTGGTTCCCTTTGCATGGATGATCCTTACGGCGGTTAAGACCAATCAGGAAGCCATTTCGGTCGATCCTTTCTATATATTCCCACAGGTTGACTGGCATTGGGAGAATTTTGGAAAAGTATGGAAGAGTTATAACTTCATTACTCTTTATAAAAATACTATACTTTTCATATTTTTCAGAGTTGTGTGTGCATGTCTTACTGCAACAATGGCAGGATATGCATTCGGAAGACTTGAGTTCCCGGGCAAGAAGCTTATGTTCTCGCTGGTACTGATCCAGATGATGATCCCATCTCAGATATTCATCATCCCTCAGTATCTTATGGTTTCAAAGCTCCATTGGATGAACACAACTGCAGGACTTGTATTCCCCGGACTTGTAACAGCTTTTGGTACATACCTTCTTAAGACAAGCTATCAGGGTCTTCCAAGAGATCTTGAAGAGGCAGCGCAGATAGATGGATGCAATATAGGACAGACATTCCTTTTTATAATGCTGCCACTTACAAGGTCAGCAATGATATCTCTTGGTATCTTCACAGCACTTTTTGCTTTCAAGGATCTTATGTGGCCTATGATCGTATGTCCTAGTGCTGAGACTACAACACTTAGCGCAGGACTTGCCAAGATGCAGGGGCAGTATGGCAATGATTATCCTACCATGATGGCATCAGCAGTTCTTGCTATCGTACCTATGATAGTGATCTACATCATCTTCCAGAAGCAGTTTGTAGAAGGAATCGCAACATCAGGCGGTAAGCTGTGATCATTGAGAAATGATAAATATAAAAAGATATCACTTATCTTCGAGAACTGATCACTAATTTTTAATAGAAGTAATATTGTTTTTACGTGAGGGATGGCATGAGCATTATATTAGACAGGAGTAGTAAAGTATTCCATTTAAAAACTAAAAATACAGAGTATCAGATCAAGATAAACGAGTATGGCATGGTACTTCATACCTATTACGGGGCGCCTTTGGGAGATGCTGATATGTCTTATCTTATCAAAGAGATAGACAGAGGATTCTCCGGCAATAGCTATGAATGCAGAGACAGAAGGGGCTTATCGCCTGATACGCTTCCTTTTGAATATTCTACAGAAGGTGCAGGAGACTATAGGATAAATGCACTTGGAATAGAAGATCCTAAGGGCGCAAGGACAAGTGATCTAAGGTATAAATCACATACTATATATGATGGAATATATACAATTGATAATATGCCTTATGTCAGATCCTCATATGAAGGAACTTCAGAATATAAGACCATGAAGGAGGCTTCGCAGGATGATAGCTGTAAAGAGGCCGAATCTACACTTGTAATAGTCCTTGAAGATAAGATTTTAGGTATTGAAGTATCTCTTGTTTACAAAGTCTTTGAAGACAAAGATATTATAGTCAGAAGCACACGTATTACCAATATTTCATCTGATGAAGTAACTCTTACCAAGGCTCAGTCCATGTCCATAGACCTTCTTCACAAAAATATGGACTATATCCACTTCCATGGACGTCATGCCATGGAGAGACAGCCTGAAAGAAAGAGGCTTACTCACGATATCCAATCGATAAGATCAAAGCGCGGTGCCAGCAGTCATCATAACAATCCTTTCGTGATACTATGTGACAAGAATGCAACAGAAGACTACGGCGAATGCTACGGCTTCATGCTTATGTATTCCGGTAACCATCTTGAAGAGATAGAGGTTGATCAGGCAGGAACTGTAAGACTTACTGCAGGAATCGGATCAGATTATTTTAGATGGAAGCTATCTTGTGGTCAGTCGTTCCAGACACCGGAAGTTATCATGGCTTATTCAGACAAGGGTCTTAATGATCTTAGCTTTTTGTATCACCAGATCATAAGAGAGAATGTATGCCCCAAAGAGTTTCGTGATATGAAGAGACCTGTCCTTATCAACAACTGGGAAGGTACATATTTTGATTTTGATGAAAAGAAGATCATGGAGATCCAGGATGCTGCAGCAGATCTTGGCTGCGAGATGTTCGTCCTTGACGATGGCTGGTTTGGTGCAAGAAATGATGATAATGCAGGACTTGGTGACTGGTATGTCAATACCAAAAAGCTCCCGGGATCTATCAAAGCTATCGCAGATCATGCCAATAGCCTTAATATGAAATTCGGCCTATGGTTTGAGCCTGAGATGGTCAATGAAGATTCTGATCTTTATAGAAATCATCCTGACTGGGCTATAACAGATGAAGGCAGAGATCCTGTAATGGGTCGCAATCAGCTGGTCCTTGATATGGGGAGGCGAGAAGTCGTAGACTACCTCTATGATATGATTTCGAAGATCCTTGACAGTGCCAATATTGAATATATCAAGTGGGACTTCAACAGATCTGTATGTAATGTATATTCCAGAGTACTTCCTGCTGACAGGCAGGGCGAAGCTTCCCACAGATTCATGCTTGGAACTTATGATCTTATGAACAGACTTCGCTCACATTATCCCAATGTCATGATAGAAGGATGTTCAGGAGGTGGCGGAAGATTTGATGCAGGTATCATGTTCTATTCGCCTCAGATATGGTGCTCTGATAACTCGGAAGCTATAGACAGACTTAGTATCCAGAAGGGCACATCCTACGGATATCCTGTCAGCACTATGGGAGCACATGTATCTGCATCTCCCAATCACCAGAACGGAAGACAGACCTCTATTATTACAAGAGGTATAGTCGCAATGTCAGGAACCTTTGGATATGAGCTGGATCCAAGGAAACTCTCAGAATCAGACAAGGATATCATAAGGCAGCAGATAAGGGATTTTAACAGGTTCTACTTCCTGATCCAGAAAGGCAGATACTTTAGACTGACAGATAATGAGACAGAAGAGTATTTTGTTTCATGGGAGTTTGTATCTAATAGTAAGGATGAAGCTCTTATAAGCCTTGTGATGAAAGATGTGCATGCTAATCCTGTGATACCTCACATTAAGCTAAGAGGACTTGATGCTGATACCGTATACAAGGTTGATTATTGCAGATCTTCAGTGGAGGATACACCTGAAGACGTAGGTATCAGGAGATCCAAACTTGAGGACATGACATTTACAGGAGCAGCACTTATGAATGCAGGATTTGCTTTTGATCCTATGTACGGAGTATATCCATCTGTGCAGTTGCATTTTACTAAAGCTTGAAACAATAATACATAACTTAATATAACTTGTGATTCATTCCCATAATCCTATACACAAGTAAAAGAGTACCCGTGGTTCCCATAGCCCGGGTATTCTTTTTTCATAATAATAGATAACCAAAAAGAGCGTATAATAAAAAGTGGCAGGATTTTGATAGTTTTAAAGAAGAAAGTGGCTTTTCTTCAATATATTATAGGTAATTGCGAAACTCGCCGTGCGCGTTCGCAATCTTGAATTTAAACAAGGAAGAATTCATGCAGAGCATGAATTCTCTGATACAAAATGTGAACCGTCAGTTTTAGGCGCACTTTAATAAGCATATGGCTTCATGAAGTTGGTAAGTCCTACGCGATTAGAGGTTTTGCACTACGTATATATTCATGGTGTTTGATTTTGTCAGCGAGAACGACGGTGATGAGCTGAGTGATACCTGCAAGGATAAGGTCGGCATGCAAGGTTTTTTCATTTTGTGTGCGACGCCCTGCTAAACAAAGATAGTCTTTCATATGATTGATATCTCTTTCGACAGCAGTCCTGATTTTATAAGTATTGTTCCATTCTTCGGTACCGCGAAGTACTCCTGGATAGGCTCGTAGATTCTTTTCGGGATAAATATGTATCATACGACCGCAGGAAGAATCGGTACAAGGGTTATCGCATTGGCACTCTCGATGTTGCTTGCCGGTAGATTTATCGTAAACATATTTGATTTTTGGACAGACAAATTTGAACCTTACTAAACCATTCTTACTTGAAGATTTACCATCGGATTTCATCGGAAGTGAGTCATCATTAGGACAACAGGGTATACCGTCAGCATTTACTTTGCAATCAGGATATTTGATTCCTGCTCTACTGTTTAAAGGTATATATGCTTTTGAAAAATGTTTATCTGTTCCAAAAGTATCACCTGTAAGCAGTTGTTTATACAGAAGAGTTGAATCAAAAGCAGCATCGCCCAAAAATGTTTTGGGATTGATGAGCGGATGTTTTGAAAAGAAGTCCTGAAGTGTGGGAATGAGAAGTTTTGCGTCATGAACACATTTATCTTCGTCAGGTGAATCAGATTTCTTTTCAACAATGATATCCGGGTGAGATGCCAAAAAGTCTTTGTTGTAAAAAGAAATATGTCGGACAATTCCCAGGCCGTTTGTCACAATGCCAAACTTGAAAACGTAGCAGAAATGGCCGTTGATATATAACTGTTTGATTTCAGGATTGGCAGAAGCATGAGAAGGCATCAATCCATAAGCTGCCTTATAGGGATCATAGGATTTATAAAAACCCATTGCTTTGGCATATGCCTTAAGCTGTTTGATGATCCTGTTAGCATACTTGGGATTGTTTTCAGTGACAAAGGCTTCAATCCCAGAAGAATCAAAGATGGTCATGTTGGCTTTTGCAGAATCAATAGCCTGACAGATAGGCTCGGTAATATCGACGAGCTTATCAAAAACAAGCTGTAAGTCATCCAGAAAATCTTGCTTAAAGCGGGTTATTTTAGAAGCATCAGGAACTTTGGTAAAACCACAGAATTCACGAAGTGGCTTCGAGTATGCAAGAAAGACCAGTAGAAGCTGATCTGTGGGGATAGTAAAAATGCGTTGGATAATTAAAGCCCAGAGCATAGCTTTTAATGGGTATTTACGGGATCTTCCCGTTGATGCATAGAAATGCTTTATAAAAGAAAGCGGAATAATTTCATCAAGGTCGATATGGTTTTCTAATAGAGACAAAAACGCAGGCTTGTCATTTTCAAATTTATCTTGGCAATCTGCATAGATATCAGCCAAAGAAAGCTGTTTATATGGTATCATATATATCAGAATAACTCCTTTCTTGGTATTGGTCAGTGGTTTCTCGTCAATTCTATTGTACCATATCCGGTGAGGGGTTATTCATTTTTTATAGAGCAAAAGTGCCGTATTTATGCGGCTTTTGGCGTTTCGCAAACGCCTATTCAATATATTATTAAAAGGGGGATTTGCAGACTATGGACTATGATATGGCAGCATCTTTTTGGGAAAGAAAGACATCAGAATTCCCAATGGAAGAATCGGAGCTTAGAGGCGCAGTTGATGCCTTTGTAGGAAGACATAAGATATGCGCATTGGCTACAGGTAGCGGCGATTTTGTTCGCAACACTCCGATAGAATACAACTACACTGGTGGCAAGTTCTGGTTTTTCTCAGAAGGAGGACTTAAATTCAAAGCTCTTAAGGATAACAAGAATGTATGTCTTGCAATATATGAAGAAAGTTCTGATTTTGGAAGTCTTCATGGCATGCAGATATACGGAGTAGCCCAGGTGGTGGAGCACTTTACAAGTGAATATAATAAACTCCTTGAATACAAGAAGATACCACTTGATGCTGTTAAGAAGATGGAGGAGCCTATCAATCTTATCAAGGTAGTGCCCAAAGAGATCGACTTTCTGAATTCGGATTTTAAGAAAAACGGTTTTGACTCAAGGCAGCATCTAAGCCTTTGATAATACCAATGTTCCTGAAAAGGCTATAACAATGGGTATAAGGACTATAATGCAGGCAGGTATCGTATTGCTTATAGCAAGCGGCAAGGACAAGGCTGAGATCATATGAAAATTATTAATGGATCTGTATATACAGAAGATTATAGATTTAGTCCAAAGGATATCTGTATCAAAGGAGAATATTTTGACGGAATAACAGATCGTCAAAAAGTGGGTGACAAGACATCGGACACGGATTCTTTAGATGATGACATCATAATAGATGCCAAGTCAGACTACGTAATCCCGGGACTTATTGATGTTCATGTACATGGATGCCACAACAGCGATTTCTGCGATGCTACCTATGAATCCATAAGTGACTTCTTAAGCTATGAAGCATCAGTTGGTGTCACCTCCATATGTCCTACTACTATGACGATCCCTGAGGATAAGCTTTTAAATGTAGCAAGAGTAACAGGAGATTATTTTAACAAGATAGTAGAAGATGAAGATGCGATCAAAGCTCATAAGAAGGAAGCTTCTTTTCTGGGTATTAACATGGAAGGGCCTTTTATATCTCCTGAGAAAAAAGGCTCCCAGGAACTATCTGATATAAAGCTTCCGGATGTGTCTCTGGTAAGAAAGATGCAGGATCTGTCCGGCGGTAAGATCTGCATGGTAGATATCGCTCCTGAAAGAGACGGCGCTATGGATTTTATCAAAGAGTTAAAAGATGAAGTAGTCATATCCATAGCTCATACAGCTTCTGACTATGACACAGCAGTTAAAGCTATGGAACTTGGAGCTCTTCATGTAACTCACCTGTACAACGCCATGAGCCCTTATCATCACAGAGAGCCGGGAGTTGTGGGCGCTGTAATTGATAATAAAGAGTGCTATGCAGAGCTTATTACAGATGGTATCCATCATCACAGTACAGTTGACTGCTCGACTTTCACACTGCTTGGAGATGAGAGAGTTGTCATTATAAGTGATAGTATGCGTGCTGTCGGCATGCCGGATGGAGAGTATGAGTTTGGAGGTCACAAGGTATATGTTAAGGGCAGAAGAGCAACACTATCTGACGGTACTATAGCTGCCAGCGTTTCTAATCTGTATGAATGCATGATAACCTGTATAAAAGATATCAAGGTTCCTATAGAGAGCGCAGTCAGGGCTGCGACTATCAATGCTGCAAGATCTGTTCGTATGGACAGGATGTATGGAAGTATCACTAAAGGCAAATATGCAGATGTCCTGATCATAGATAAGGATACACTTGAACTTAAAAAAGTAATATTAAGGGGAAATGTACTATAAAGCTCATAGGGAATCATTCATAAGAATATATTGAAGGAGGCACAATGAAGGCACTTTTTATTGGAGGTACAGGAACTATAAGTACTGCTATAGTCAAAAGACTTGCAGAAGATAAAAATTGGGAAGTTTACCTTTTGAATCGAGGTAACAGAAGTGAAGTTGTTCCTGAAGGAGTTCATCAGATAATAGCGGATATTAACGATGAAGAGGCTGTATCTGATGCTATTAAGGATCTGTATTTTGACAGTGTGTGCGAGTTTATTGGTTTTACCAAAGATCAGGTTGAAAGGGATTACCGCCTTTTCAAAGATAAGACAAGGCAGTATATCTATACAAGCTCAGCATCTGCTTATCACAAGCCGGCGGCAAGTTTCGTGATAACAGAAGGCACGGCTCTGGCTAATCCTCATTGGGAGTATTCGAGGAATAAGATTGCCTGCGAAGAGTTTCTTATGGACAAGTACAGAAATGAGGGATTCCCTGTTACAATAGTGCGTCCGAGTCATACTTATGACGAAAGAAATATCCCTGTTGGTGTTCACGGAAGTAAGGGGTCTTGGCAGGTTATTAAGCGTATGATGGAAGGTAAGCCTGTTATCATACATGGCGACGGTACATCTCTTTGGGCTCTAACTTTCAACAAGGACTTTGCGACCGGGTATACAGCACTTATGGGCAACAGACATGCAATCGGAGAAGCTTTCCAGATAACAGGAGATGAGATTCTTACATGGAATCAGATATACCAGACAATAGCAGATGCTCTTGGAGTTAAGCTAAATGCTTATCACGTATCATCTTATTTCCTGGCACAAGCTGGCGCTAAGAAAGGATACGACTTTGAAGGCGGCCTTATCGGAGACAAGGCTGTATCTGTAGTCTTTGATAACACTAAGCTGAAAAGGCTTGCGCCTACTATGACTACGACGATTCCTTTCCATGAAGGAGTCAGGATAGCTCTTGATTATATACAATCTCATCCTGAAGAGTGTCAAAGAGATGATCCTGAATTCGATGCATGGTGTGATAATGTTATAGCTGCACTTGAAAAAGCAAAGCAAAGCATCGGGTGAATTGTTCATCACCGGAAAATAATGTTCAAACTTCGAAACTTGATAGGTGCAATATCCTTAAAGGCTCTGCCGAAATGGATGTTGCACCTTTTTTAGTGTAAAGATTTAGTGAGATTCTTATAGTTGTGCAATTATAAGAATGCATTCTGTCGCATATTTAAAA encodes:
- a CDS encoding carbohydrate ABC transporter permease — its product is MGKNKMTPSQKRQAIWGWAFITPTMLGLIILNFYPAINTVYQSFCKTGDFGRGNIFVGIENYKKVIANTETWQSLWNTVKYMIVEVPLGIVIALILAVLLQKKLAGKTLFRTLYFLPMVCAPAAVAMVWKWLYNQQFGLLNNVFHTNVAWISNPAIAWISVGIIGVWSIIGYNMVLFIAGLQEIPKDYYEAAEIDGASGLRQFFSITVPLLSPTTFFIVQTRIIGALTVFDLMFMVMDKTNQALNKTQSIVYLFYTYAFTNSNRGYGATLVVVLVVFIMIVTFFLQKLEKKMVFYN
- a CDS encoding carbohydrate ABC transporter permease; translated protein: MDSLSRNYRINRFFTYLVLTIMAIVMLVPFAWMILTAVKTNQEAISVDPFYIFPQVDWHWENFGKVWKSYNFITLYKNTILFIFFRVVCACLTATMAGYAFGRLEFPGKKLMFSLVLIQMMIPSQIFIIPQYLMVSKLHWMNTTAGLVFPGLVTAFGTYLLKTSYQGLPRDLEEAAQIDGCNIGQTFLFIMLPLTRSAMISLGIFTALFAFKDLMWPMIVCPSAETTTLSAGLAKMQGQYGNDYPTMMASAVLAIVPMIVIYIIFQKQFVEGIATSGGKL
- a CDS encoding alpha-galactosidase, giving the protein MSIILDRSSKVFHLKTKNTEYQIKINEYGMVLHTYYGAPLGDADMSYLIKEIDRGFSGNSYECRDRRGLSPDTLPFEYSTEGAGDYRINALGIEDPKGARTSDLRYKSHTIYDGIYTIDNMPYVRSSYEGTSEYKTMKEASQDDSCKEAESTLVIVLEDKILGIEVSLVYKVFEDKDIIVRSTRITNISSDEVTLTKAQSMSIDLLHKNMDYIHFHGRHAMERQPERKRLTHDIQSIRSKRGASSHHNNPFVILCDKNATEDYGECYGFMLMYSGNHLEEIEVDQAGTVRLTAGIGSDYFRWKLSCGQSFQTPEVIMAYSDKGLNDLSFLYHQIIRENVCPKEFRDMKRPVLINNWEGTYFDFDEKKIMEIQDAAADLGCEMFVLDDGWFGARNDDNAGLGDWYVNTKKLPGSIKAIADHANSLNMKFGLWFEPEMVNEDSDLYRNHPDWAITDEGRDPVMGRNQLVLDMGRREVVDYLYDMISKILDSANIEYIKWDFNRSVCNVYSRVLPADRQGEASHRFMLGTYDLMNRLRSHYPNVMIEGCSGGGGRFDAGIMFYSPQIWCSDNSEAIDRLSIQKGTSYGYPVSTMGAHVSASPNHQNGRQTSIITRGIVAMSGTFGYELDPRKLSESDKDIIRQQIRDFNRFYFLIQKGRYFRLTDNETEEYFVSWEFVSNSKDEALISLVMKDVHANPVIPHIKLRGLDADTVYKVDYCRSSVEDTPEDVGIRRSKLEDMTFTGAALMNAGFAFDPMYGVYPSVQLHFTKA
- a CDS encoding transposase, translated to MIPYKQLSLADIYADCQDKFENDKPAFLSLLENHIDLDEIIPLSFIKHFYASTGRSRKYPLKAMLWALIIQRIFTIPTDQLLLVFLAYSKPLREFCGFTKVPDASKITRFKQDFLDDLQLVFDKLVDITEPICQAIDSAKANMTIFDSSGIEAFVTENNPKYANRIIKQLKAYAKAMGFYKSYDPYKAAYGLMPSHASANPEIKQLYINGHFCYVFKFGIVTNGLGIVRHISFYNKDFLASHPDIIVEKKSDSPDEDKCVHDAKLLIPTLQDFFSKHPLINPKTFLGDAAFDSTLLYKQLLTGDTFGTDKHFSKAYIPLNSRAGIKYPDCKVNADGIPCCPNDDSLPMKSDGKSSSKNGLVRFKFVCPKIKYVYDKSTGKQHRECQCDNPCTDSSCGRMIHIYPEKNLRAYPGVLRGTEEWNNTYKIRTAVERDINHMKDYLCLAGRRTQNEKTLHADLILAGITQLITVVLADKIKHHEYIRSAKPLIA
- a CDS encoding pyridoxamine 5'-phosphate oxidase family protein, which produces MDYDMAASFWERKTSEFPMEESELRGAVDAFVGRHKICALATGSGDFVRNTPIEYNYTGGKFWFFSEGGLKFKALKDNKNVCLAIYEESSDFGSLHGMQIYGVAQVVEHFTSEYNKLLEYKKIPLDAVKKMEEPINLIKVVPKEIDFLNSDFKKNGFDSRQHLSL
- the nagA gene encoding N-acetylglucosamine-6-phosphate deacetylase, with product MKIINGSVYTEDYRFSPKDICIKGEYFDGITDRQKVGDKTSDTDSLDDDIIIDAKSDYVIPGLIDVHVHGCHNSDFCDATYESISDFLSYEASVGVTSICPTTMTIPEDKLLNVARVTGDYFNKIVEDEDAIKAHKKEASFLGINMEGPFISPEKKGSQELSDIKLPDVSLVRKMQDLSGGKICMVDIAPERDGAMDFIKELKDEVVISIAHTASDYDTAVKAMELGALHVTHLYNAMSPYHHREPGVVGAVIDNKECYAELITDGIHHHSTVDCSTFTLLGDERVVIISDSMRAVGMPDGEYEFGGHKVYVKGRRATLSDGTIAASVSNLYECMITCIKDIKVPIESAVRAATINAARSVRMDRMYGSITKGKYADVLIIDKDTLELKKVILRGNVL
- a CDS encoding SDR family oxidoreductase translates to MKALFIGGTGTISTAIVKRLAEDKNWEVYLLNRGNRSEVVPEGVHQIIADINDEEAVSDAIKDLYFDSVCEFIGFTKDQVERDYRLFKDKTRQYIYTSSASAYHKPAASFVITEGTALANPHWEYSRNKIACEEFLMDKYRNEGFPVTIVRPSHTYDERNIPVGVHGSKGSWQVIKRMMEGKPVIIHGDGTSLWALTFNKDFATGYTALMGNRHAIGEAFQITGDEILTWNQIYQTIADALGVKLNAYHVSSYFLAQAGAKKGYDFEGGLIGDKAVSVVFDNTKLKRLAPTMTTTIPFHEGVRIALDYIQSHPEECQRDDPEFDAWCDNVIAALEKAKQSIG